One window of Flavobacterium ammonificans genomic DNA carries:
- a CDS encoding BamA/OMP85 family outer membrane protein, producing MLHKSIQLVLSLLLFGFFFQASAQERVPFDQGKKYFLADVNVVGKITFNSQTVVTFTGLEKGSEISVPGEEISSAIKKLGKLGLFNEISFYVNKVENDSIYLDLHLEELPKLNKVRIVGVKKNKIEGLIKDNGLTENKVVNENLITTTKNYIENKYKKDGFFNTKVNVNTVQDTSTVNQVNMLVSIDKGTKVKIDKIDFIGNSKLSDKALKKAMKDTKQKKFTRIFKASKFIKDKYKTDLEKVIDVYKEKGFRDARIISDTVSYNKEKNALAVGIKVEEGNRYYFGDIKFLGNTVYSDQGLSKALGLRKGDVYNGVLLEKRIADKTKPDGEDITNLYQNNGYLFSSINAVEVKTANDTIDFEIRVTEGPIAYFNKITVVGNDKTNDQVIYRELRTKPGEKYSKEQLVRTIREIGQLGFFDPETIDPKFKNVDSGAGTVDIEYNLAEKGASQIELQGGYGGGGFIGTLGLSFNNFSAKNMFNKSAYRPLPMGDGQKVSLRLQASTFFRTYSASFSEPWFGGKKPVQFNSSISYSQQYLNNFITFEVDRTKSFNILTLSVGIAKRLTVPDDFFVLSQSVSYQHYELNNYNTGLFTFGDGTSRNLAYTIGITRNNKGVNPIFPTYGSEFSFSAKFTPPYSLFDNVNYATIGSQEEYKFKYTGSPYTGPNGILVNEGDYLESLPSSTNPFPNRVARFQDGAADPSKVDQQKFNWLEYYKVKFKADWYTKLFGKLVMRSLSEFGFLGAYNQSRGSIPFERFFLGGDGMQMFAMDGRETIQLRGYPNNSITPINSNGEQLGATIYNKFSLEMRYPITLKASASIYALAFLEAGSSYDSFRNYNPFALNRSAGVGLRVFMPAFGLLGIDFAKGFDALPGQSAPNGWETHFIIGQQF from the coding sequence GTGTTACATAAAAGCATACAATTAGTTCTTAGCCTATTATTATTTGGATTTTTTTTCCAAGCTAGTGCGCAAGAAAGAGTCCCATTTGATCAAGGCAAAAAATATTTTCTTGCTGATGTCAATGTTGTTGGTAAGATTACTTTTAATTCTCAAACAGTAGTAACTTTTACTGGACTTGAAAAAGGGAGCGAAATTAGCGTTCCTGGTGAAGAAATTAGTTCGGCAATCAAAAAGCTAGGTAAACTAGGCTTGTTCAATGAAATCTCTTTTTACGTTAATAAAGTAGAGAATGATAGTATTTATTTAGACTTACACTTAGAGGAACTTCCAAAATTAAATAAAGTTAGAATTGTCGGTGTTAAAAAGAACAAAATTGAAGGACTTATCAAAGATAATGGCTTGACGGAAAATAAAGTAGTCAACGAAAACTTAATCACAACTACTAAAAACTACATTGAAAACAAATACAAAAAAGACGGTTTTTTCAATACTAAAGTAAATGTAAATACCGTTCAAGATACCTCGACAGTAAATCAGGTCAATATGTTAGTTTCCATTGATAAAGGAACTAAAGTCAAAATTGATAAAATTGACTTTATAGGAAACTCTAAACTCTCTGACAAGGCGCTTAAAAAAGCCATGAAAGATACTAAACAAAAGAAGTTTACACGAATTTTTAAAGCTTCTAAATTTATAAAAGACAAGTACAAAACAGACTTAGAAAAAGTTATTGATGTCTACAAAGAAAAAGGATTCAGAGATGCGCGTATAATTTCTGATACTGTCTCTTACAACAAAGAAAAAAATGCACTTGCTGTTGGAATTAAAGTAGAGGAAGGAAATCGTTATTATTTTGGAGATATTAAGTTTTTAGGAAATACTGTGTATTCTGACCAAGGCTTGAGCAAAGCGCTAGGACTAAGAAAAGGAGATGTTTATAACGGGGTGTTACTTGAAAAAAGAATTGCAGATAAAACTAAACCTGACGGAGAAGATATAACTAATTTATATCAAAATAACGGTTACTTATTTTCTAGTATTAACGCTGTAGAGGTTAAAACAGCTAATGATACCATTGATTTTGAAATCAGAGTAACAGAAGGACCTATTGCCTATTTTAATAAAATAACAGTTGTTGGAAATGACAAAACAAATGATCAAGTTATTTATCGTGAATTACGAACTAAACCAGGTGAAAAATACAGTAAAGAACAGCTTGTTAGAACAATTCGAGAAATAGGTCAACTTGGTTTCTTTGATCCTGAAACCATAGATCCTAAGTTTAAAAATGTTGATTCAGGAGCAGGAACAGTAGATATTGAATACAATCTAGCCGAAAAAGGCGCTAGTCAAATTGAACTCCAAGGAGGTTATGGAGGCGGTGGATTCATTGGAACACTTGGTTTGTCCTTTAATAACTTTTCAGCAAAGAATATGTTTAATAAGTCCGCTTACCGACCTCTTCCTATGGGAGACGGACAAAAGGTATCGCTAAGACTACAAGCAAGTACTTTCTTTAGAACTTATAGCGCTTCTTTTTCAGAGCCTTGGTTTGGTGGAAAAAAACCAGTTCAATTCAATTCTTCGATTTCGTATAGCCAACAATACTTGAATAATTTTATAACCTTTGAAGTAGACAGAACAAAAAGCTTTAACATTCTTACACTTTCTGTTGGAATTGCAAAAAGGTTAACCGTACCTGATGACTTTTTTGTACTATCACAGTCTGTAAGTTACCAACACTATGAATTGAACAATTACAATACTGGACTATTTACTTTTGGCGATGGAACTTCTAGAAATTTAGCCTATACAATAGGAATAACTAGAAATAACAAAGGGGTAAATCCAATCTTTCCAACTTATGGTTCAGAATTTAGTTTCTCTGCTAAATTTACACCTCCCTATTCTTTATTTGATAATGTTAACTATGCCACTATTGGTTCTCAAGAAGAATATAAATTTAAGTATACTGGATCACCTTATACAGGACCTAATGGAATTTTAGTTAATGAAGGAGACTATTTAGAAAGTTTACCAAGCTCAACAAATCCATTCCCAAATAGAGTAGCAAGATTTCAAGATGGAGCAGCTGATCCTTCAAAAGTAGATCAACAAAAATTTAACTGGTTAGAGTACTATAAAGTTAAATTTAAAGCAGATTGGTATACTAAACTATTTGGAAAACTCGTTATGAGAAGTTTATCAGAATTTGGATTTTTAGGGGCTTATAATCAGAGTAGAGGATCTATTCCATTTGAACGTTTTTTCCTTGGAGGAGATGGAATGCAAATGTTTGCCATGGATGGTCGTGAAACGATTCAGCTGAGAGGTTATCCAAACAACTCAATTACGCCAATTAATAGTAATGGAGAACAATTAGGTGCAACTATCTATAATAAATTTTCATTAGAAATGAGATATCCGATTACATTGAAAGCTTCAGCTTCAATTTATGCCTTAGCCTTTTTAGAAGCAGGATCTTCTTATGATTCGTTTAGAAATTACAATCCTTTTGCTTTAAACCGTTCAGCAGGAGTCGGATTAAGAGTATTTATGCCTGCCTTTGGTCTACTTGGTATTGACTTTGCAAAAGGTTTTGATGCATTGCCAGGACAAAGCGCGCCAAATGGATGGGAAACCCACTTTATTATTGGTCAACAATTTTAA
- a CDS encoding isoprenyl transferase, with product MSTVNLIDKNNLPKHLAIIMDGNGRWAKKHGLFRTLGHESGTKSVKKIIEACATLGIENLTLYAFSTENWNRPKIEVEALMKVLVNSLIKELPTLEKNNIKLNAIGNLEKLPVKAQKELQDVINKTAGNTKLVLTLALSYGSREELVNAVKNISDKVKNNIISVDKIDDSVINEHLYTQNLPDVDLLIRTSGEHRISNFLLWQIAYAELYFTDILWPDFKESDLYEAILSYQKRERRFGKTSEQIK from the coding sequence ATGAGTACAGTTAATTTAATTGATAAAAATAATCTTCCAAAACATCTCGCCATAATTATGGATGGCAATGGTCGTTGGGCTAAAAAACATGGGCTATTTAGAACATTAGGTCATGAAAGCGGAACTAAATCTGTTAAAAAAATTATTGAAGCCTGTGCAACCCTTGGAATTGAAAATTTAACACTTTACGCATTTTCTACCGAAAATTGGAACAGGCCTAAAATTGAAGTTGAGGCTTTAATGAAAGTATTAGTTAATTCATTGATTAAAGAATTACCTACACTTGAAAAAAATAATATTAAATTGAATGCCATAGGTAATCTTGAAAAATTACCTGTAAAAGCTCAGAAAGAATTACAAGATGTAATCAATAAAACGGCTGGAAACACTAAATTAGTTTTAACACTTGCATTAAGTTACGGCTCAAGAGAGGAACTAGTAAATGCAGTGAAAAATATAAGTGATAAAGTTAAAAATAATATAATTTCAGTTGACAAAATAGACGATTCAGTTATAAATGAGCATCTTTACACACAAAACCTCCCAGATGTAGACTTGTTAATCAGAACAAGTGGGGAACATCGGATAAGTAATTTTCTTCTTTGGCAAATTGCTTATGCTGAATTATATTTCACAGATATTTTATGGCCCGATTTCAAAGAAAGTGATTTATACGAGGCGATACTAAGTTATCAAAAAAGAGAGAGAAGATTTGGAAAAACAAGCGAACAAATTAAATAA
- a CDS encoding pyridoxine 5'-phosphate synthase: MTKLSVNINKIATLRNARGGNVPDLLKVATDIQKFGAQGITIHPRPDERHIRYQDARDLKSIVYTEYNIEGNPQHNFIDLVLECQPEQVTLVPDAIGAITSSAGWDTVKNQAYLTEMIQEFQRNGIRTSIFVDPVLEMIEGAKKTGTDRIELYTEAFAHQYGLGNEKGIEPYVAASVLANELGLGINAGHDLSLDNIQFFKQNIPGLLEVSIGHALISEALYLGLENVVNMYLNKLK; the protein is encoded by the coding sequence ATGACAAAGTTAAGTGTAAATATCAATAAAATAGCAACTTTACGAAATGCCCGAGGCGGAAATGTACCGGATCTATTAAAAGTTGCAACTGATATTCAAAAATTTGGCGCGCAAGGCATCACGATTCATCCTCGTCCAGACGAGCGTCACATCCGTTATCAAGATGCACGCGATTTGAAGTCTATCGTTTACACAGAATACAATATAGAGGGCAATCCGCAACATAATTTCATTGATTTGGTTTTAGAATGCCAACCAGAACAAGTGACTTTAGTTCCAGATGCCATCGGAGCAATTACGTCTTCGGCAGGTTGGGATACGGTAAAAAATCAAGCCTACCTGACCGAGATGATTCAAGAATTTCAACGCAACGGAATTCGAACTTCTATTTTTGTGGATCCTGTTCTCGAAATGATTGAAGGAGCAAAAAAAACAGGTACTGACCGAATCGAGTTGTACACAGAGGCCTTTGCACATCAATATGGTTTAGGCAACGAAAAAGGAATTGAGCCTTATGTAGCAGCTTCGGTTTTGGCTAATGAATTGGGATTAGGAATTAATGCTGGACACGATTTGAGTTTGGATAATATTCAATTTTTTAAACAAAACATTCCAGGTTTATTAGAAGTTTCCATTGGTCACGCATTGATTTCTGAAGCGTTGTATTTGGGTTTGGAAAATGTGGTTAATATGTATTTGAACAAACTGAAATAA
- the murI gene encoding glutamate racemase — protein sequence MENNQPIGIFDSGIGGTSIWQEIHQLLPNEKTIYLADSINAPYGQKSKQEIIDLSCKNTEFLLNRDCKLIVVACNTATTNAIQELRAKYTIPFIGIEPAIKPAATNSKTQTIGILATKGTLNSELFHKATEMYQDTKIVEQVGHGLVQLIEGGQINSTEMEQLLHSYLQPMIEANIDYLVLGCSHYPYLIPQIKKILPAHIQIIDSGQAVARQTQKVLEEKVGFSSLKLPDPIFYSNTDPKVLSAILMDNFRIEKIDF from the coding sequence ATGGAGAATAACCAACCTATCGGTATTTTTGACTCAGGCATTGGAGGGACATCCATTTGGCAAGAAATACATCAATTACTACCTAATGAAAAAACTATCTATCTTGCTGATAGTATAAATGCTCCTTATGGTCAAAAATCAAAGCAAGAAATAATTGACTTAAGTTGCAAAAACACAGAATTCCTTTTAAATAGGGATTGCAAGCTAATCGTAGTAGCTTGTAATACTGCTACAACTAATGCTATTCAAGAATTAAGAGCCAAATACACTATTCCCTTCATTGGCATAGAACCTGCAATTAAACCCGCGGCAACTAACTCAAAGACACAAACAATAGGAATATTAGCTACCAAAGGCACTCTAAATAGTGAGCTTTTCCATAAGGCAACAGAAATGTATCAGGATACCAAAATAGTGGAACAAGTAGGACATGGTTTAGTTCAACTTATTGAAGGTGGACAAATCAACTCTACAGAAATGGAACAACTACTTCACTCCTATCTTCAACCGATGATTGAGGCTAATATCGATTATTTGGTACTGGGATGTAGTCATTATCCTTATCTGATTCCTCAAATTAAAAAAATACTTCCAGCACATATCCAAATTATTGATTCAGGACAGGCTGTTGCTAGGCAAACTCAAAAAGTTTTAGAAGAAAAAGTTGGGTTTTCTAGTTTAAAATTACCCGATCCGATTTTTTATTCAAATACAGATCCTAAAGTCTTATCAGCTATTTTAATGGATAACTTTAGAATAGAAAAAATCGACTTTTAA
- a CDS encoding DUF6089 family protein: MNKFLFLFTILLYSSNSHSQINEVGLFVGGSNFVGDVGSTTYIHPESPAIGFIYKWNKTPRHSWRFSYTQSNIVSKDANSNDNSRKARGYEFDTTIKEIGGGIEFNFFDFDINNPLERKLTPYVFTGINMGFYNGTLRPKSKPNVDINEKSVVLPIILGVKSNLTSNFVVGFEIGARYAFTDAIDGSFRENTTISVPNFGNLNNNDWYVFSGLTLTYTFGQKPCFCAE, encoded by the coding sequence ATGAATAAATTTCTATTTCTTTTTACAATTTTACTTTACAGTTCTAATAGTCATTCTCAAATTAATGAAGTTGGACTATTTGTTGGCGGCAGTAATTTTGTTGGAGATGTAGGCTCTACCACATACATACATCCTGAAAGTCCTGCCATAGGGTTCATTTACAAATGGAACAAAACACCGCGACATTCTTGGAGATTTTCTTACACTCAGTCCAATATAGTTTCAAAAGATGCAAATTCTAATGACAATAGTAGAAAAGCAAGAGGTTATGAATTTGATACTACAATTAAAGAAATAGGTGGCGGAATTGAATTTAACTTTTTCGATTTTGACATCAATAATCCATTGGAAAGAAAGCTAACTCCATACGTATTTACAGGCATTAACATGGGCTTTTATAACGGTACTTTGAGACCTAAATCGAAGCCTAATGTGGATATAAATGAAAAAAGTGTAGTATTGCCCATAATTTTAGGTGTAAAATCCAATTTAACTTCTAATTTTGTGGTCGGTTTTGAAATTGGCGCGCGTTATGCGTTTACGGATGCAATTGATGGAAGTTTTCGTGAGAATACAACAATTTCAGTGCCTAATTTCGGAAATTTAAACAACAATGATTGGTATGTGTTTTCGGGTTTAACCTTAACCTATACCTTTGGTCAAAAACCCTGTTTTTGCGCAGAATAA
- a CDS encoding NAD kinase yields MKIAIYGQYYLNSTEPIIKDIFVFFKKNNTELIIEAAFLEMLYEKNLIHETYHTFSSHTELDSSFDLLISIGGDGTILRAATLVRNSGIPILGINAGRLGFLASVQKDNIDSFLQFVMDKKYSISKRTLLSLDCSPENDAIKEINFAMNEITVSRKDTTSMITIETYLDGEFLNSYWADGLIISTPTGSTGYSMSCGGPILTPNVKSLVIAPIAPHNLNARPLVIPDDTEVKLRVSGREENYLVSLDSRVTTIANESILIIKKTPFQINMVEIQEETFLKTLRNKLLWGEDKRN; encoded by the coding sequence ATGAAAATAGCAATATACGGACAATATTATCTTAATAGCACCGAACCTATTATTAAAGACATTTTTGTTTTTTTCAAAAAGAACAATACTGAATTGATTATTGAAGCAGCTTTTTTAGAAATGCTTTACGAGAAAAACCTAATTCACGAGACCTACCACACATTTTCATCGCATACGGAATTGGATAGTAGTTTTGACTTGCTAATAAGTATTGGTGGCGACGGAACCATTTTAAGAGCCGCTACTTTAGTTCGGAATTCAGGCATTCCTATTTTAGGAATAAATGCTGGTCGTTTAGGCTTTTTAGCTTCGGTTCAAAAAGACAATATTGATTCTTTTTTGCAATTTGTAATGGATAAAAAATACAGTATTTCAAAACGAACGCTACTAAGTTTGGATTGTTCTCCTGAAAACGATGCCATTAAAGAAATCAATTTTGCAATGAATGAAATCACGGTGAGTAGAAAAGATACTACCTCGATGATCACTATAGAAACCTATTTAGATGGAGAATTTTTAAACTCCTATTGGGCGGACGGATTAATTATCTCCACACCTACAGGGTCTACAGGATATTCTATGAGTTGCGGCGGACCTATTTTAACTCCCAATGTAAAAAGTTTAGTAATTGCGCCAATAGCACCTCACAATTTAAATGCCAGACCACTTGTTATCCCAGATGATACCGAAGTTAAATTACGCGTTTCGGGTCGTGAAGAAAATTATTTAGTTTCATTAGATTCTAGAGTCACTACCATTGCAAATGAATCTATTTTAATAATTAAGAAAACGCCATTCCAAATCAATATGGTAGAAATTCAGGAAGAAACATTTCTGAAAACCTTACGCAACAAACTACTTTGGGGAGAAGACAAAAGAAATTAA
- a CDS encoding CBS domain-containing protein: MTTITDYINNDFRAMDSEETILAAQDFFMDVSFSHFPVLEDGIYLGSIVAEDIETFDTDKKISNYKYTLEPFFVRSSMNWLDVLEVFGKNHTDIVPVLDENNHYLGYYELTDSMRFLNETPFIKEAGGIIIVKKALVDYSMSQVSQIVESNNGKLLGLFVSKSDNDTIEITIKVTLGVMNDIIQTFRRYNYEIISEHNDDNYINTLKERSDYLDKYLNI; encoded by the coding sequence ATGACAACAATTACAGATTACATCAATAACGACTTCAGGGCTATGGACAGCGAAGAAACTATTCTAGCTGCCCAAGATTTTTTTATGGATGTATCTTTTTCTCATTTCCCTGTTTTAGAAGACGGAATTTACTTAGGAAGCATCGTTGCTGAAGACATAGAAACATTTGATACTGATAAAAAAATAAGCAATTACAAATATACATTGGAGCCATTTTTTGTTCGTTCTTCGATGAATTGGCTGGATGTTCTAGAAGTTTTCGGAAAAAATCATACAGACATTGTTCCTGTTTTGGATGAAAACAACCATTACTTAGGTTATTACGAACTTACCGATAGTATGCGTTTTTTAAATGAAACCCCATTTATTAAAGAAGCAGGAGGTATTATCATTGTAAAAAAAGCACTAGTTGATTATTCAATGAGCCAAGTCTCTCAAATAGTTGAAAGTAATAATGGTAAATTATTAGGGTTATTTGTATCCAAGTCCGATAATGATACAATTGAAATTACAATTAAGGTAACTTTAGGAGTTATGAATGATATTATTCAAACCTTTAGACGCTACAATTATGAAATTATTTCGGAGCATAATGATGATAATTACATTAATACGCTAAAAGAGCGCTCGGATTATTTAGATAAATATTTGAATATTTAA
- a CDS encoding gamma carbonic anhydrase family protein: MLVKSVNGKSPVIPEDCYVAENATIVGEVSFGHSCSVWFNAVIRGDVNFISIGNKVNIQDGAVVHCTYQKHPTIIGSNVSIGHNAIVHGCVIKDNVLIGMGAIVMDNCVIESNSIVAAGAVITQNTVVESGTIWAGVPAKKVKDIDQSDFAGEIERISNNYVMYSGWFKDE, translated from the coding sequence ATGTTAGTTAAATCCGTTAATGGGAAATCACCCGTAATTCCTGAAGATTGTTATGTTGCTGAAAATGCAACTATTGTAGGTGAAGTTAGTTTTGGACATTCGTGCAGCGTTTGGTTTAATGCCGTTATTAGGGGAGATGTTAATTTTATCTCTATTGGCAACAAAGTTAATATTCAAGATGGTGCAGTGGTGCATTGCACCTATCAAAAGCATCCAACAATTATTGGTAGTAACGTCTCTATTGGGCATAATGCAATTGTTCACGGCTGTGTGATTAAAGACAATGTATTAATTGGAATGGGGGCTATAGTGATGGATAATTGTGTTATTGAAAGTAATTCAATTGTTGCAGCAGGTGCTGTGATTACCCAAAATACTGTTGTAGAATCAGGGACGATTTGGGCGGGTGTTCCTGCTAAAAAAGTGAAAGATATTGATCAATCCGATTTTGCAGGCGAAATTGAAAGGATATCAAATAATTATGTAATGTATTCAGGTTGGTTTAAAGACGAATAA
- a CDS encoding alpha/beta fold hydrolase has product MLYSKIEGSGKPLLILHGFLGMSDNWKTLGVQFASEGFEVHILDLRNHGRSFQSEEFSYELMVQDIVQYSEEHQLEKINVIGHSMGGKTAMLLATRYPELVDKLIVADIGPKYYAPHHQDILAGLNAVDFSQKPSRNEVEATLSNYIPDFGTRQFLLKNLYWQEPGQLAFRFNLAVFNKKITEIGVSLPSDLVFEKPTLFIRGGNSNYILDEDFEAIKVQFPKASFETIPNAGHWLHAENPVLFYQLSLSYLN; this is encoded by the coding sequence ATGTTATATTCAAAAATAGAAGGTTCAGGCAAGCCACTTTTAATTCTTCACGGATTTTTAGGAATGTCTGACAATTGGAAAACGTTAGGAGTGCAATTTGCCTCTGAAGGATTTGAAGTCCATATTTTGGATTTGCGCAACCACGGACGTAGTTTTCAGTCCGAAGAATTCAGTTATGAGTTAATGGTGCAAGATATTGTGCAGTATTCTGAAGAACATCAGTTGGAGAAAATTAATGTAATTGGTCATTCAATGGGCGGAAAAACAGCGATGCTCCTAGCAACGCGTTACCCGGAATTGGTCGATAAATTAATTGTTGCCGATATTGGTCCTAAATATTATGCGCCACACCATCAGGATATTTTAGCGGGTTTGAACGCTGTTGATTTTTCTCAGAAACCAAGTCGTAATGAAGTAGAAGCTACACTTTCGAACTATATTCCTGATTTTGGGACTCGCCAATTTTTGCTTAAAAATTTATATTGGCAGGAGCCAGGTCAATTAGCGTTCCGATTTAATTTAGCTGTTTTCAATAAAAAAATCACCGAAATTGGAGTTTCTTTGCCCTCGGATTTAGTTTTTGAAAAGCCAACACTTTTTATTCGTGGAGGTAATTCGAATTATATTTTGGATGAAGATTTTGAAGCTATTAAAGTTCAATTTCCAAAGGCTAGTTTTGAAACTATTCCAAACGCAGGTCATTGGCTTCATGCCGAAAATCCTGTCTTGTTTTATCAATTGAGTTTGTCCTATTTAAATTAA
- a CDS encoding OmpH family outer membrane protein, with amino-acid sequence MKQIKTLLIAAIVFLGANQISAQTKTAHVDVNEIMAKMPAMLDAQKQLEKLSTTYDSEYKKMVEEYQGKLKKYEAEAATVTEAVNGERSKEVQDMQKRIVDYRDNAQKELQQKESDIVKPIMEKVRASIQKVGKAKGFQYVLDGSSLLLADGTNLTADVKKDLGF; translated from the coding sequence ATGAAACAAATCAAGACTTTATTAATCGCAGCAATAGTATTCTTAGGAGCTAATCAAATTTCGGCACAAACTAAAACTGCTCACGTAGACGTAAACGAAATTATGGCTAAAATGCCTGCTATGTTAGACGCTCAAAAACAATTAGAAAAATTGAGTACTACTTACGATTCTGAGTATAAAAAAATGGTTGAGGAATACCAAGGTAAGTTAAAAAAATACGAAGCAGAAGCGGCTACTGTAACTGAGGCTGTTAATGGAGAGCGCTCTAAAGAAGTACAAGACATGCAAAAAAGAATTGTTGATTATAGAGATAATGCTCAAAAAGAATTACAACAAAAAGAATCGGATATCGTAAAACCAATAATGGAAAAAGTGAGAGCATCTATCCAAAAAGTTGGAAAAGCAAAAGGATTCCAATATGTTCTAGATGGTTCTTCTCTACTTTTAGCAGATGGTACCAACTTAACTGCTGATGTTAAAAAGGATTTAGGTTTCTAA
- a CDS encoding OmpH family outer membrane protein: MRKQILFLFLTLNAFFSLAGQVKGPRIGYIDMEYILQNVSNYKEAQNQLEEKAIKWKQEIETKKNSIQKLVDELKTEKALLTKELIEEREAEIHYLEKEVLEFQQKRFGANGDLMQQKLILTKPVQDQVFTTVQDIAEAKQFDFIFDKSSDLTILFAAKKFDISDQVLRVINRTEKREQLTKKQQKNLEEKENKEDALDENDTLKERQKILDARKEEREKILADRKQLQEAKKKEFDDRRKKLAEEKLAKKNSSTSSNTGTEKAANDNASKEKLQAAELARKKQAEEKQILLDERKKVIEDNKKALEEKRKKAIEDRENKKNGTVSEKVTTDVSKVDSTKIKIEEAKLKQANAKQKAIEDRKKLLEENKKAAEEKRNKIIEERAAAKKAAEEKLKSNTNKN; the protein is encoded by the coding sequence ATGAGAAAACAAATATTATTTCTATTTTTAACCCTGAATGCTTTCTTTTCTCTAGCGGGACAAGTGAAAGGTCCAAGAATTGGTTATATAGATATGGAATATATTTTACAAAATGTTTCCAATTATAAAGAAGCACAAAATCAATTAGAGGAGAAAGCAATTAAGTGGAAACAAGAAATAGAAACAAAAAAGAATAGCATTCAAAAACTTGTTGATGAATTAAAAACAGAAAAGGCTCTTTTAACGAAAGAATTAATAGAAGAGCGTGAAGCAGAAATACACTATCTTGAAAAAGAAGTTTTAGAATTTCAACAAAAAAGGTTTGGTGCCAATGGGGATTTAATGCAGCAAAAGTTAATTTTAACCAAGCCTGTTCAAGATCAAGTTTTTACAACGGTACAAGATATTGCTGAAGCCAAACAATTTGATTTTATTTTTGACAAATCTTCTGATTTAACCATATTATTTGCTGCTAAGAAATTCGATATAAGTGATCAGGTGTTACGTGTAATTAACCGAACCGAAAAACGGGAGCAGTTAACCAAAAAGCAACAAAAAAACCTAGAAGAAAAAGAAAATAAAGAAGATGCTCTTGATGAAAATGATACTTTAAAAGAGAGACAAAAGATTTTAGATGCCAGAAAAGAAGAAAGAGAAAAGATACTTGCTGATCGAAAACAACTTCAAGAAGCAAAGAAAAAAGAGTTTGACGATCGAAGAAAAAAATTAGCTGAAGAAAAACTAGCAAAAAAGAATAGTAGTACTTCTTCGAATACAGGTACTGAAAAAGCTGCTAATGACAATGCTTCAAAAGAAAAGCTGCAAGCGGCAGAATTAGCAAGAAAAAAACAAGCAGAAGAAAAACAAATTCTTCTTGATGAACGTAAGAAGGTTATTGAGGATAACAAAAAAGCGTTAGAGGAAAAAAGAAAAAAGGCGATTGAAGATCGTGAAAATAAAAAAAATGGAACGGTTTCTGAAAAAGTTACAACTGATGTAAGTAAAGTTGACTCAACCAAAATTAAAATTGAAGAAGCTAAACTCAAACAAGCGAATGCAAAACAAAAAGCTATTGAGGATCGTAAAAAACTTTTAGAGGAAAATAAAAAAGCAGCAGAAGAAAAAAGAAATAAAATTATTGAAGAAAGAGCTGCAGCAAAAAAAGCAGCAGAAGAAAAATTAAAATCAAATACAAACAAAAATTAA